CGATGATAATAATCGGCGTGATGCAAAAAACGGGCTTGGAGGGACTCGAACCCCCGACCTCGTGGTCCGTAGCCACGCGCTCTAATCCACTAAGCTACAAGCCCCAGTCGTTTACCTGACGATTTATAACACTATCACAGTGGTCGAAACTTCCGCAAGCTTTTTGCATGGGAAGCACTGGGGGAATTTTTGGTAGGATAGCAAAGATAATAAATAACCCTTTGGAGAAAACCCGTGATCGAACCCCTATTGCTCGGCATTGTACTTGGACTAATTCCTGTAACCCTAGCAGGGCTGTTTGTGGCGGCCTACCTGCAGTATAAGCGGGGCAACCAGTTCAACTTGGATTAGGGAACCTCCGTCATCGGTCATTTTCCTAAAATAAATACTTTCTCACTTTGACCAAGATTTGGTGCAGGAAAACCCCAATTTCAGCAGTAGCGAGTTGGGGCTCAATTTTGATTGGCCTTGGTCAAAAAAGAATCGGCTAATTTTTTGGGTCTCCACCATAGGTCGTTTCTAGCTGGCTGCGGCTGAGTGCTTCATGGACAATATCCGCCAATAACGGGGGACTTTCACTCAGTTTCCCAAAAAAATTGGGGGCCAGGGGGCTTTTAAAACAGGCTCTCAGGCTACCCCAGCAGACCTCTTTTTTTCCCTTTCTGCCGGGAACGATGCAAGTTCTGGGGCGGCAGGGGAACCACTGCGTCTTCCAGGGGCAAACGGCGGACTTCATTGGTGAAGATATGGGCTTGATACACTTCTTGGTTATTTAGTTCTAGGGCAGTGAGCCAGCCACTTTTGGGATGATAGGCCCCAGTGTCAATATCCAACCAACCGGGGCCCGACACTAACTTACCCGGCTCCACGTTGGCAAAGGTGAACGTTATGGTGTGGCCGGTGATAATTAACTTGTTGGCAAAGTAGGGATAGGGGTAGCGATGGAACTCATCCCGGATCCAACAGAATTGGGCTTCTCCCTGCTCTTCGATAGGGAGGCGGGGATCTACCCCAGCGTGGACTAACCAAACATCCCCCAGGTCAAGATAGAGGGGTAAGTTGCGCATCCAGTCCACATGGCTTTGGGGAATCTGGTGCTCATAACTTTCTAGGGTTGATTTGCCGCCGCTATAAATCCAAGCATGTAGTAGTTGGGGAGAAAAGTTAAAGCCCCCCACCGCATCCAACATCATTTGTTCATGGTTACCCAACAGGCAATGGTACTTGTTCTCCATGACAAAATCCACCACTTTGGCGCTTTCTGGACCTCGGTCGATCAGGTCACCGACGAAGTAAACCCCATCTCTTTCATTGGGGGCGATCGCCTCGAACAAAGCAGTAAGGGCGTCGAAATGGCCGTGGACATCACCAAAGACAATGCGTCGAGGATTGGGCATGGATCAAGCGAGCCGGGGCAGGGGGAAATTTGCAGGACAGTCTATAACAATGGCAGACATAAAACCGCCAACAGTTGGGAAAAGGATGGATGGATTAACTAACTTGGATCGATTCCCTAGTCCAATATAGTCCAAGGGCTAGGTAATGGATTTTTTCCTAGCTTTAGTGGGGTTGGTCAGCCCGAACTCTCGGCCGGCTTGAGAGTGGTTTTAGCACTTTTTAGAATTGTAGATAGTGGATCAGTTGGGTAATCAATGCCACTGGCAATCCTAAACGCTTTTGTAAATCCCCTAGGTTGCGGTAGTCTCCCCCAATCTCCCTTTCTTGCAACAACGCAGTGGCGATCGCCGGAGATAGATGGGGCACGGTAAGTAATTGGTTAAGGTCGGCTTGGTTAACCGGAATTTTTGGTGGTGCCAGTAGGCTATCCGGATCGGCATAGGTAAAGGAAAGTATGGGTTCCCAAGGCTTAATTTGTTGCACTGGGACATTGAGGGCAGCGGCCAAATCTTCCAGGGCTAGAAATTGCACCCCCATGGTGCTCAATTCTTTTAGTTGTCGGGCCTGGTGAATAGATAACCCAGGCAAACGCAGCCATTCATCCACTGTGGCTTGGTTAACTTCAATCCTGAGGCCCAATTCCCCGGCGATCGCCAATTCTTGCCAAGATTGAAAACGGTAGTAGGGATCATTTTGCAGACGACGTTGGAGAGCCCGGCGACGAAAATTGACCATGGCCAAGGGGAAGGAAAGGGAACAAATACAATTTTAGTGGGGAAAAATCCCCGCCCCCCAACCATCTGGGATTGTAGAAATAGGGGAAGATGGTATGGAGGCATTTCACCCCCTGCAATGGCACAAGCATAATGAATTGGCATATTAGCGACGCCCAAAACCTAGCCACCATCGACTATGAAATCGGGGACCATGGCCATAGCCCTGCTCAGTATGAGATTCTGCGGCGAGTTATCTACGCCACGGGGGATTTTGAGTACCTCAACCTACTGCATTTTTCCGCCCGGGTACTGACGGTGGGGGCCGCCGCTTTAGCATCCCGCACCACCATTCTTGTGGACGTGCCCATGGTACAGGTAGGCATTGTCCCCACTTTGCAAAAGACCTTTGCCAACCCTGTTTATTGTGCTACCCAAAGCATTACCAGGCCCCAAAAGGAAAGAACAGAGGAAGCCTGGGGCATATTGAACTTGGCCCACCGTTACCCAGATGGGATTTTCGTAATTGGTCACGCCCAAACCGCCTTAGATGCCCTGATGGAGTTAGTAGAAGCCCAACGCATCCAGCCGGCCCTGGTCATTGCCACCGCCACTAATTTTGGCGATCGCCAAGACGTGGAATTAAATTTGCAAAAAGCTAACATACCCCACATCATAGTCCAGGGAAGAAAAGGGGGGACAGAGGTGGCCGTGGCCATCATTACTGCCCTAGTGGATTTAGCTTGGCAAGCCTATGAACAAAGGGCCCACCTAAATTAGTCACTTCCAACCTTTTCAAACCAGATTTAATTATGGCTTTTTGGCTGATGAAGTCCGAACCCGTCACCTATGGCATTCACCATCTCAAAGCGGAAGGAGAGACCCTCTGGGATGGGGTGAGAAATTATCAAGCCCGCAACTTTTTACAAACCATGGCTGTGGGAGATCAAGCTTTTTTTTACCATTCCAACTGCAAGCCACCGGGCATTGTCGGGCTAATGACCATTACTGCCGAGCAAGTGGTGGACCCCACGCAGTTTGACCCTGCTAGCCCATACTTTGACCCCAAGGCTACTCTGGAGAAGCCCCGTTGGTTCACCGTTAAAGCCAGTTTTACCAGGGAATTTGCCCAGATGATTACTTTGTCCACCCTCAAAGCCCAGTTTAGTCCGGAGGAATTAGGAGTCCTTAAAAAAGGGAACCGCCTGTCGGTGTTACCCGTCTCCCCGGCGATCGCCAATCGAATTTTAGAGTTAGCTTAATCCATGAGCAATGATACAATTGGAGACTGTGTCTTTTTTTGTGGAGTAACGGGTCATGACTCAACGAACCCTCGGCGGAACCAACCGCAAACAAAAACGTACTTCCGGTTTCCGGGCCAGAATGCGTACCCATAACGGCCGGAAAGTTATCCAGGCCCGCCGGAGCAAAGGTCGTCATCGCTTGGCTGTATAGTTTCCTTCCGTGGGACTACCCAAAACACTGCGCTTAAAACACTGGCAAGATTTCCAGACCGTTTATCAGCAAGGAAAGCGACATCGTCACAGCAATTTACTAATGCGGGTTCTAGGCGATCGCCAGGCCGACCATAGCCGTTTTGGCATCACCGTCAGCCAAAAAGTTAGTAAAAAAGCCACGGTTAGAAATCGTCTAAAACGTCAAATTCGCGCCGTCATTAACCATTTTCAGCCCCAAATCAAGCCGGGTTTTGATGTGGTGATTATTGTCTTGCCCCAGGGCATTGGGTGCAATTATGAACGTTTTTTGCGAGAATTAGAGCAGTTATTTAGCCAAGCTGGGATTATTGACCATGGGCATTCGAGAAACCACTTATTATGAGGGCGGCCCCCACATCGGGGACTTGATCGTCAATATTTTATTGGGGTTCACCGTCATCTTTCTCCCTTTGACCGTTGGGGCGATCGTCCGGGCCATCTGGCTTCGTTACAAAATTACTGATCGCCGTATTTCTGTCACCGGCGGTTGGATGGGTAAAGACCGCACCGACATCGTCTATGGCGAAGTGGCGAAAATGATTAAAATGCCTAGGGGGATAGGCCTCTGGGGGGATATAGTTGTCACCCTCAATGACCGTTCTCGGCTAGAGCTGCGGGCCATGCCTAACTTTCGGGAAGTCTATGACTATATGGCCGAACGGGTCGCCGACAAAACCGGTCGCCCCTTAGAAGCTATCACCCAGCAGTAGAAACAACAGTAATTAATGATATTAATCAAGCACTGGAGCCATTGAGCCCCCCAGTCTTCCCGGCAACCTTGGCAATATTTATCTAGAGAGCTTGTTAGCAATGGATTTTGGTATCGGTTTTATTTCGACAAATATCATGCTGCCAATCCTGGATTTTTTCTTCGGGATTGTACACAGTTATGGTTTTGCTATTATTGCCCTCACACTAGTAATTCGTTTAGGGCTTTATCCCCTCAGTGCCGGCCAGATTCGCAACATGAGAAAAATGCGAATCACCCAGCCCCTGATGAAAGAGCGCCAAGAAGAAATCCAAAAACGCTACAAGGACGACCCAGCCAAACAGCAAGAAGAAATGGCCAAGGTCATGAAGGAATTTGGTAATCCCCTGGCCGGATGCCTACCCCTGTTGCTGCAAATGCCCATCCTGTTTGCCCTATTTGCCACCCTGCGGGGATCTCCCTTTTCCGATATTAATTACACCGTTGACCTGCAAATATTACCCCAGGAACAGGTAGAGCGCATTGTTCCCCAAACTTTCTCCACGAAACCCCAAAATATCTACGTAGACGAAGCCCTCCATTATCCCATTGCTGTTTTCCTGCCCGGTGGCAAAATGCTTGGAGTCGGGGAGAAAACCCAGTTGGAAATTCAGAGCACCGAAGGCAAAGCTTTTAACCAAGTAATCCCCGAAAAAAATAGCCAAATTTTAACCCCTACCTATAGTGTCACCAAAGGTGAAGACCGCATTAGCGTTAATCCCGACGGCACCATTGAAGCCCTAGTACCGGGGGATGCTACCGTCCAAGTAACTATCCCCGGCATTGCGGCCCGCACCGGCTTTCTCTTCATCAAGGCCCTGGGGCAAGTGGGAGTAACTGGCGAAAACGGTGAGATCAACTGGGACATCCTTGGCATGATTGTCTTCTTTGGCTTCAGCATTTATCTCAACCAAGAATTGTCCGGTGCCTCCGGGGGAGGTGCACCCAACGCTCAAGCCCAACAGCAACAGACCATCAACAAAATTACCCCTATTTTGTTTAGCGGCATGTTCCTGTTCTTCCCTTTGCCGGCCGGGGTTTTGATGTACATTGTCATGGCCAACGTCTTCCAGACAATACAGACCCTCATTCTGATGCGAGAGCCGTTACCGGAAAACCTGCAAAAGTTGTTAGATGAACAACAAAAAGCCACCCAAGGCCGGGAGTCCCTACCCTTTGAAAAGAAAAGCAGTAAAAAGAAGGAAAAAACCTCGTAAATTTTTAAACCATAAGTCTTCACCTTTCTCAGTAGAGATGGAGGCTTTATTGTGATTGCGGAAGTTAAATTGAGACCTGAATATTGACGATGGAAAAAATAGTTACCCAAGCCCAGAATTGGCTCGAAGAACTTCTCACTCTAATGGGTTTTCCCAGTACTGTCACCGTAGCAGAGGATAAAGAAAATACTTTGGTGATGGGCCCTTGGTTAGTCATTGAGGAAAAAAATCTATCCTCAAGCCAGATTGAGCGGTTGCTAGCGGAGAACGGTTTGGCTTTAGATGCCATTCAGTATTTACTCAATGCTTCTCTACGTCCTGCCGTGGCCGACGGTGGCATAAACTTTACGCCCATCACGGTGGAGTTGGCAGAATTTAGGTCTCGTCGCCAGTCGGAGTTGATTTCTTTATCGGAAATGGCAGCCCAACGGGTACGGGAAACCCTTGAGCCAGTGGAGATGGAGGATATGACTGCGGCCGATCGCCGTCAGGTCCATAGCTTTTTTGAAGATTCCCAGGATTTGGAAACAGAAAGCCAGGGCTATGAGCCCCACCGCCGCTTAGTGATTCGCCCTCGACGTTAGGGCTGAGGAACCTTAAAACATTCTGAACTTCCCACTACTTACCTGATGTTAATTGGTTGGGTTATTTCTTTTTGCCCCCGAATAACCCGCCCAAAAATCCCCCTTGGCTGGACTTGGCTCCCTCCTGACTACTGCCGGAACTAGTGTGCTTGGCCAATTCTTTTTTCGCCGCCATCACTTTAGGGTCATTGGGGTCTAACTTCACTGCTGAGCCAATGTGAACCTTGGCCATGGTCATCATGTTGTTCTTTAGATAGGCCATGCCCAATAAACAATGAGCCTGGGCATTTTTGGGGTCGGTTTTCAGGGCAGATTTCAATTCGGCAATGGCCTTCTCATATTGCCGACGATCAAAGTTTTCCTGGGCTCGCCGTAAACTCTTTTCAAAGGGAGAAAGTTCTTCCGCCGGGGGATTATTGATGGGAGGGGTTGGGGTTGGGCCCTGGGGCGATCGTCCTGAAACCACGGGAGGAACCGTTTCTTTTGAAGACGCAATAGTTTGGAACACAGGGC
The genomic region above belongs to Synechocystis sp. PCC 6803 substr. PCC-P and contains:
- the yidC gene encoding membrane protein insertase YidC — protein: MDFGIGFISTNIMLPILDFFFGIVHSYGFAIIALTLVIRLGLYPLSAGQIRNMRKMRITQPLMKERQEEIQKRYKDDPAKQQEEMAKVMKEFGNPLAGCLPLLLQMPILFALFATLRGSPFSDINYTVDLQILPQEQVERIVPQTFSTKPQNIYVDEALHYPIAVFLPGGKMLGVGEKTQLEIQSTEGKAFNQVIPEKNSQILTPTYSVTKGEDRISVNPDGTIEALVPGDATVQVTIPGIAARTGFLFIKALGQVGVTGENGEINWDILGMIVFFGFSIYLNQELSGASGGGAPNAQAQQQQTINKITPILFSGMFLFFPLPAGVLMYIVMANVFQTIQTLILMREPLPENLQKLLDEQQKATQGRESLPFEKKSSKKKEKTS
- the petG gene encoding cytochrome b6-f complex subunit V, coding for MIEPLLLGIVLGLIPVTLAGLFVAAYLQYKRGNQFNLD
- a CDS encoding protein jag, yielding MEKIVTQAQNWLEELLTLMGFPSTVTVAEDKENTLVMGPWLVIEEKNLSSSQIERLLAENGLALDAIQYLLNASLRPAVADGGINFTPITVELAEFRSRRQSELISLSEMAAQRVRETLEPVEMEDMTAADRRQVHSFFEDSQDLETESQGYEPHRRLVIRPRR
- a CDS encoding EVE domain-containing protein, whose amino-acid sequence is MAFWLMKSEPVTYGIHHLKAEGETLWDGVRNYQARNFLQTMAVGDQAFFYHSNCKPPGIVGLMTITAEQVVDPTQFDPASPYFDPKATLEKPRWFTVKASFTREFAQMITLSTLKAQFSPEELGVLKKGNRLSVLPVSPAIANRILELA
- a CDS encoding ComEA family DNA-binding protein, with amino-acid sequence MVNFRRRALQRRLQNDPYYRFQSWQELAIAGELGLRIEVNQATVDEWLRLPGLSIHQARQLKELSTMGVQFLALEDLAAALNVPVQQIKPWEPILSFTYADPDSLLAPPKIPVNQADLNQLLTVPHLSPAIATALLQEREIGGDYRNLGDLQKRLGLPVALITQLIHYLQF
- a CDS encoding PH domain-containing protein, which codes for MGIRETTYYEGGPHIGDLIVNILLGFTVIFLPLTVGAIVRAIWLRYKITDRRISVTGGWMGKDRTDIVYGEVAKMIKMPRGIGLWGDIVVTLNDRSRLELRAMPNFREVYDYMAERVADKTGRPLEAITQQ
- the rnpA gene encoding ribonuclease P protein component; its protein translation is MGLPKTLRLKHWQDFQTVYQQGKRHRHSNLLMRVLGDRQADHSRFGITVSQKVSKKATVRNRLKRQIRAVINHFQPQIKPGFDVVIIVLPQGIGCNYERFLRELEQLFSQAGIIDHGHSRNHLL
- a CDS encoding precorrin-8X methylmutase encodes the protein MNWHISDAQNLATIDYEIGDHGHSPAQYEILRRVIYATGDFEYLNLLHFSARVLTVGAAALASRTTILVDVPMVQVGIVPTLQKTFANPVYCATQSITRPQKERTEEAWGILNLAHRYPDGIFVIGHAQTALDALMELVEAQRIQPALVIATATNFGDRQDVELNLQKANIPHIIVQGRKGGTEVAVAIITALVDLAWQAYEQRAHLN
- the rpmH gene encoding 50S ribosomal protein L34, giving the protein MTQRTLGGTNRKQKRTSGFRARMRTHNGRKVIQARRSKGRHRLAV
- a CDS encoding metallophosphoesterase family protein, whose protein sequence is MPNPRRIVFGDVHGHFDALTALFEAIAPNERDGVYFVGDLIDRGPESAKVVDFVMENKYHCLLGNHEQMMLDAVGGFNFSPQLLHAWIYSGGKSTLESYEHQIPQSHVDWMRNLPLYLDLGDVWLVHAGVDPRLPIEEQGEAQFCWIRDEFHRYPYPYFANKLIITGHTITFTFANVEPGKLVSGPGWLDIDTGAYHPKSGWLTALELNNQEVYQAHIFTNEVRRLPLEDAVVPLPPQNLHRSRQKGKKRGLLG